A region from the Polyangiaceae bacterium genome encodes:
- a CDS encoding acyl-CoA dehydrogenase family protein has translation MGRGLRFLGELGGAEWIDRWGLRPQATRLVENGARVGFRAAQNAGQRFKPVLKLVQPSRLDRPASKPALFDLNITDEQQMTRDTLRRFAEDVMRPAARSSDDKCSTPQELLDESMDLGLTLMALPESLGGAGTERSPVSNALVMEDLAYGDMGIALAVLAPLAVVNLLVDFGTAAQQSKYLSPLAEAGFVGSALAVSEPTPLFDAYRLRTRAQRTDGGYVLNGVKTLVPLGSRAELFLVAALSDSGEPELFIVERDAKGLEIFEDHCMGLRAADLARLELKDVRVSREARIGGDQVAFRYSEVIDRARIGWSAMAVGCGQSVLDYVIPYCNERFAFGEPITNRQSVAFLIADMALELDGMRLLMQRAASRAENGLSFTREAYLARLQASEKGMKIGSDGVQLLGGHGFVKEHPVELWYRQLRGIGVLEGALYV, from the coding sequence ATGGGGCGCGGATTGCGTTTCCTTGGAGAGCTCGGTGGAGCCGAGTGGATCGACCGCTGGGGCTTGCGGCCCCAGGCGACGCGTCTGGTGGAGAACGGAGCGCGGGTAGGTTTCCGTGCGGCACAGAATGCCGGGCAGCGCTTCAAGCCAGTGTTGAAGCTGGTGCAGCCGTCGCGCCTCGACCGCCCGGCGAGCAAGCCGGCGTTGTTCGATCTGAACATCACGGACGAGCAGCAGATGACGCGGGACACGCTGCGTCGTTTCGCAGAGGACGTGATGCGCCCCGCAGCGCGCTCCTCCGATGACAAGTGCAGCACGCCTCAGGAACTGCTCGATGAGTCCATGGATCTCGGTCTGACATTGATGGCGTTGCCGGAGAGTCTCGGCGGCGCCGGCACGGAACGCTCGCCGGTCTCCAACGCCCTGGTGATGGAAGACCTGGCGTACGGTGATATGGGGATCGCGCTCGCGGTGCTCGCGCCGCTTGCGGTCGTGAACCTGTTGGTCGACTTCGGCACAGCGGCCCAGCAGTCTAAGTACCTCTCGCCACTGGCCGAGGCTGGCTTCGTTGGCTCAGCGCTCGCTGTGAGTGAGCCGACACCGCTGTTCGATGCGTATCGCCTGCGTACCCGTGCGCAGCGCACTGACGGCGGCTACGTGCTCAATGGCGTGAAGACGCTGGTGCCGCTTGGAAGTCGGGCTGAGTTGTTCCTGGTTGCGGCGCTCAGCGACTCTGGGGAACCGGAGCTGTTCATCGTCGAGCGCGATGCGAAGGGCCTCGAGATCTTCGAGGACCACTGCATGGGGCTTCGCGCTGCAGACCTGGCGCGGCTCGAGCTAAAAGACGTGCGCGTGTCACGTGAGGCGCGGATCGGCGGAGACCAGGTCGCGTTCCGCTACTCCGAGGTGATCGATCGCGCGCGCATCGGCTGGTCCGCGATGGCGGTGGGCTGCGGTCAATCGGTGCTCGACTACGTGATCCCTTACTGCAATGAGCGCTTTGCCTTCGGCGAGCCGATCACGAATCGTCAGTCCGTTGCGTTCTTGATCGCCGACATGGCGCTCGAACTCGACGGTATGCGGCTCTTGATGCAACGCGCCGCTAGCCGCGCGGAAAATGGCTTGAGCTTTACTCGCGAGGCTTATCTGGCTCGACTCCAGGCGAGCGAAAAGGGCATGAAGATCGGCAGCGACGGTGTGCAGCTCCTGGGTGGTCACGGTTTCGTCAAGGAGCACCCGGTCGAGCTTTGGTATCGGCAGCTTCGAGGCATCGGTGTGCTCGAGGGCGCACTCTACGTGTGA
- a CDS encoding AgmX/PglI C-terminal domain-containing protein produces the protein MLKQRWGLMGLMLVACGGAPPAEAPPSEPLPVEAPPATPESAAAETAEAPPPEGPTAEPASSEAPKFDTQIRLGAVTVVGDTNKDAITEAIKSHLSEVDSCYQSALSANPNLSGRITLKVDVPASGAPFLIAGPQSDIEDDSLIECVSQAVLEMPLVEHAPGSKLSIPIVLMK, from the coding sequence ATGTTGAAGCAGCGCTGGGGCCTAATGGGATTGATGCTCGTCGCTTGCGGGGGAGCACCACCCGCTGAGGCGCCACCGTCGGAACCCCTGCCTGTAGAAGCACCGCCAGCTACCCCTGAATCCGCAGCTGCCGAAACCGCTGAAGCGCCCCCACCAGAGGGGCCCACAGCAGAGCCAGCGAGCAGTGAAGCCCCCAAGTTCGACACTCAGATCCGTTTGGGCGCCGTGACCGTGGTCGGCGACACCAACAAGGATGCAATCACTGAGGCCATCAAGAGCCATCTCAGCGAGGTCGACAGCTGCTACCAGTCCGCCTTGAGCGCCAACCCGAACCTGAGCGGGCGCATCACGCTCAAGGTAGACGTCCCGGCTAGCGGTGCCCCCTTCTTGATCGCTGGTCCGCAGAGCGACATCGAGGACGATAGCCTGATTGAGTGCGTGTCTCAGGCGGTGCTCGAGATGCCTCTCGTCGAGCATGCACCCGGCTCCAAGCTGAGCATCCCGATCGTGCTGATGAAGTAG
- a CDS encoding protein kinase: protein MRSQSPTDLLTRLDRLGVSMLVSEFEDQRPAARERRAQVLSELLAAEHRKRGVFIGITGTPGAGKSTLLGELARRLLASDPELRVAVLAVDPSSHISGGALLGDRTRVRVDSREGRFYFRSQASQTQLGGLSPASFDVCRLLMHLYDCIFVETVGVGQSEVDIRFLADRVYLVMTPLGGDEVQFLKAGVMEIPDTVILNKSDAKQAARKAYHSLKASLQLARPFDGDRVEIFRTSCTSGEGLDDLAAHVHQRVVALGSGSDLASAAQRNHDREAYFYRRWVEREWGRQGKRYLEDSLGGAEQFLEESKGYDQAQTAFGERFIAALARC from the coding sequence TTGAGGTCTCAAAGTCCCACCGACTTGCTCACCCGTCTGGACCGCTTGGGCGTGTCCATGCTGGTGAGCGAGTTTGAAGATCAGCGTCCGGCGGCGCGCGAGCGGCGAGCTCAGGTGCTGAGTGAGCTGCTCGCAGCGGAGCATCGCAAGCGCGGTGTCTTCATTGGGATCACCGGCACACCAGGCGCCGGAAAGAGCACGCTGCTTGGCGAGCTTGCGCGGCGCCTCTTGGCGTCGGACCCGGAGCTCCGGGTTGCGGTGTTGGCGGTGGATCCGTCGAGCCATATATCGGGCGGTGCGTTGCTCGGGGATCGCACGCGGGTGAGGGTGGATAGCCGGGAGGGACGCTTCTATTTCCGCTCTCAGGCCTCCCAGACCCAGCTCGGTGGCCTCAGCCCCGCGAGCTTCGACGTGTGTCGCTTGCTCATGCACCTCTACGACTGCATCTTCGTGGAGACGGTTGGGGTAGGGCAGAGCGAGGTAGATATTCGTTTCCTGGCGGATCGCGTGTACCTCGTGATGACGCCCCTTGGCGGCGACGAGGTCCAGTTCCTCAAGGCCGGGGTGATGGAGATCCCTGACACGGTGATCCTCAACAAGAGCGACGCAAAGCAGGCCGCGCGCAAGGCTTACCACTCGCTGAAGGCCAGCCTGCAGCTCGCGCGGCCGTTCGACGGGGACCGGGTGGAGATCTTCCGCACCAGTTGTACGAGCGGGGAGGGATTGGATGACCTCGCTGCGCACGTACACCAGCGGGTGGTGGCGCTGGGGTCCGGTAGCGATCTGGCGAGCGCCGCGCAGCGCAACCACGATCGCGAAGCCTACTTCTACCGCCGCTGGGTGGAGCGCGAGTGGGGGCGTCAGGGCAAGCGCTACCTCGAGGACTCCCTCGGCGGCGCCGAACAGTTCCTCGAGGAATCGAAAGGCTACGATCAGGCGCAGACGGCGTTCGGAGAGCGCTTCATCGCAGCCCTTGCCCGCTGCTAG
- a CDS encoding protein meaA, whose protein sequence is MAEKKLHQLTDQDGEATRDRPWIFRTYAGHTSARASNELYRSNLEKGQTGLSIAFDLPTQCGYDSDDPIALPEVGKVGVPINSLDDFHLLFEGIPLEQMNTSMTINGTSMWLLALYVALARERGEDEAKLMGTTQNDIIKEYLARGTYIFPPEQSLRIISEMYEYCLERIPNWNASNVCSYHLQEAGATPAQELAFALSTAIGILDSLKQRGHFSHEQFERATGRISFFVNSGIRFIEEMCKMRAFGELWDEITEQRYGVKNPKFRRFRYGVQVNSLGLTENQPENNAWRILLETLGVTLSRNARCRALQLPAWNEALSLPRPWDQQWSLRLQQILAYETDLLEYPDLFDGSPVVQSKVEDLKALARAEIEKIDGMGGVRSAIESGYMKTSLVRSMAERVSRIAKNEITVVGVNKWQEGIESPLVSGDDGGLFKIDGESVKETLEALKAVRGKRDAERAKAALLSLKAAAKSGANMMEASVECALARVTTGEWAGALREVFGEYRPVTGIEGQRLGLEGERVEALRKRIQRFTDERGRRPRIVVGKPGLDGHSNGAEMIAVSARHVGFDVVYSGIRLRPDEIVTSAIEESADVIGASVLSGSHVELAEQLMKLLDEAGARERIQVIFGGIIPQGDFERLAQIGIRAVFTPKDYELIDIMERIFSLIESPAAAAE, encoded by the coding sequence ATGGCGGAGAAGAAGCTGCATCAGCTGACGGATCAAGACGGCGAAGCCACTCGGGATCGCCCGTGGATCTTCCGAACCTATGCTGGGCACACCAGCGCCCGCGCCTCGAACGAGCTGTATCGGAGCAATCTCGAGAAAGGCCAGACGGGCCTCTCCATCGCGTTCGACCTGCCCACGCAGTGCGGCTACGACTCCGACGACCCGATCGCCTTGCCCGAAGTGGGCAAGGTCGGCGTGCCGATCAACTCGCTGGATGATTTTCATCTGCTCTTCGAAGGGATCCCCCTCGAGCAGATGAATACGTCGATGACCATCAACGGCACTTCGATGTGGCTGCTGGCGCTGTACGTCGCCCTGGCGCGTGAGCGAGGTGAAGACGAAGCCAAGTTGATGGGCACCACCCAGAACGACATCATCAAGGAGTATCTGGCGCGAGGCACCTACATTTTCCCCCCGGAACAGAGCTTGCGCATCATCTCCGAGATGTACGAGTACTGCCTCGAGCGGATCCCCAACTGGAACGCCTCGAACGTCTGCTCGTATCACCTGCAAGAGGCAGGAGCGACTCCCGCGCAGGAGCTGGCGTTTGCTCTCTCCACGGCCATCGGCATCCTCGATTCGCTGAAGCAGCGTGGTCACTTCAGCCACGAACAGTTCGAGCGCGCTACCGGGCGTATCAGCTTCTTCGTCAACTCAGGCATCCGCTTCATCGAAGAGATGTGCAAGATGCGCGCGTTCGGCGAGCTCTGGGATGAGATCACCGAGCAACGCTATGGGGTGAAGAACCCCAAGTTCCGACGCTTTCGCTATGGCGTGCAGGTCAACTCGCTCGGGCTCACAGAGAACCAACCCGAAAACAACGCCTGGCGTATCCTCCTGGAAACACTGGGTGTGACCTTGAGCCGCAACGCGCGCTGCCGTGCGCTCCAGCTGCCCGCCTGGAACGAGGCCCTGAGCCTGCCGAGACCCTGGGACCAGCAGTGGTCGCTGCGGCTCCAGCAGATCCTGGCCTACGAGACGGACTTGCTCGAGTACCCTGATCTGTTCGATGGCAGCCCCGTGGTCCAGAGCAAGGTGGAGGACCTGAAGGCCCTGGCGCGCGCGGAGATCGAGAAGATCGACGGCATGGGCGGTGTGCGCTCGGCCATCGAGAGCGGTTACATGAAGACCTCCTTGGTGCGCTCGATGGCGGAGCGTGTGTCGCGGATCGCGAAGAATGAGATCACGGTCGTTGGCGTCAACAAGTGGCAAGAGGGCATCGAGTCTCCACTGGTCAGCGGTGACGATGGCGGTCTGTTCAAGATCGACGGCGAGAGTGTGAAGGAGACCCTCGAGGCGCTGAAGGCGGTGCGCGGCAAGCGTGACGCTGAGCGCGCGAAGGCAGCGCTCTTGAGCCTCAAGGCGGCGGCAAAGAGCGGAGCCAACATGATGGAAGCCAGTGTCGAGTGCGCCTTGGCTCGCGTGACGACCGGCGAATGGGCAGGCGCCTTGCGTGAAGTGTTCGGTGAGTACCGTCCGGTGACCGGCATCGAAGGCCAGCGCCTCGGACTCGAGGGTGAGCGCGTCGAGGCGTTGCGCAAGCGCATCCAGCGCTTCACCGATGAGCGCGGTCGTCGTCCCCGCATCGTCGTCGGCAAGCCGGGCCTCGATGGGCACTCGAACGGCGCTGAGATGATCGCAGTTTCCGCGCGGCATGTCGGGTTCGACGTGGTCTACTCCGGGATCCGTCTGCGCCCGGATGAGATCGTGACCAGCGCCATCGAGGAGAGCGCCGATGTGATCGGCGCTTCGGTGCTCAGCGGCTCACACGTCGAGCTTGCGGAGCAGTTGATGAAGTTACTCGATGAAGCGGGCGCGCGGGAGCGCATCCAGGTGATCTTCGGCGGGATCATCCCGCAGGGGGACTTCGAGCGGCTCGCTCAGATCGGCATCCGCGCGGTGTTCACGCCCAAGGACTACGAGCTGATCGACATCATGGAGCGCATCTTCAGCCTGATCGAGAGCCCGGCTGCCGCGGCCGAGTGA
- the meaB gene encoding methylmalonyl Co-A mutase-associated GTPase MeaB produces MSVATPKRRPELDLDGYVNGVLERDLSRFARAITLIESRKSEHQKLAQEVLGRLLPHTGGARRVGITGVPGVGKSTFIEALGCKLVESGLSVAVLAVDPTSGRSGGSILGDKTRMQRLSMLDKAFIRPSPAGQALGGVTRTTRETLLLCEAAGFDVVLVETVGVGQSETVVAEMVDFFLVLMLPGAGDELQGIKKGVLELADLIAVNKSDGDNQQRAQMAARDYRAALRIMHPKDADWSPPVLTVSGLTGAGLDELWSEIERHRKTMTDNGQLDHKRKDQLLRWMWSMVDDRVKRALHEHPRVKALRSEVESGIREGTLTPTVAAERVLRAFGLDPV; encoded by the coding sequence ATGAGCGTCGCCACTCCCAAGCGCCGCCCGGAGCTCGATCTAGACGGCTACGTGAACGGCGTGCTGGAGCGCGACCTCTCGCGCTTCGCGCGGGCGATCACCTTGATCGAGAGCCGCAAGAGCGAGCATCAGAAGCTCGCTCAAGAGGTGCTTGGCCGGCTCCTGCCTCACACCGGGGGCGCGCGCCGCGTGGGGATCACGGGGGTGCCCGGCGTCGGTAAGAGCACCTTCATCGAGGCGCTCGGCTGCAAGCTGGTGGAGTCGGGGCTGTCTGTTGCGGTGCTCGCGGTGGACCCGACCAGCGGTCGCAGCGGCGGGAGTATCCTCGGGGATAAGACCCGCATGCAGCGCCTAAGCATGCTGGACAAGGCGTTCATTCGGCCTTCTCCGGCCGGGCAGGCACTGGGCGGTGTCACGCGTACGACGCGCGAGACGTTGCTGTTGTGTGAAGCCGCGGGTTTTGACGTCGTGCTGGTGGAGACCGTCGGAGTTGGGCAGAGCGAGACCGTCGTCGCGGAGATGGTCGACTTCTTCCTGGTGTTGATGCTCCCCGGCGCGGGTGACGAGCTCCAGGGCATCAAGAAGGGCGTGCTGGAGCTCGCTGATTTGATCGCCGTGAACAAGTCAGACGGCGACAACCAGCAACGCGCTCAAATGGCCGCGCGCGACTATCGCGCCGCGCTCCGCATCATGCATCCCAAAGACGCGGACTGGAGTCCGCCGGTGCTGACCGTTAGCGGACTCACGGGCGCTGGGCTTGATGAGCTGTGGAGTGAGATCGAGCGTCACCGAAAGACCATGACCGACAACGGTCAGCTGGATCACAAGCGCAAGGATCAGCTCCTGCGTTGGATGTGGTCCATGGTGGACGATCGGGTGAAGCGCGCGCTGCACGAACACCCCCGGGTCAAGGCCCTGCGGAGCGAAGTCGAAAGCGGCATCCGAGAGGGCACCTTGACCCCAACTGTGGCCGCCGAGCGAGTACTGAGAGCTTTCGGACTCGACCCGGTGTGA
- the scpA gene encoding methylmalonyl-CoA mutase — MPLNPEGSAAGNQGSAFTAWSEAAKRALGGAGTSTLDWHTPEGIDVKPLYTAADLAGLDFLDTWPGAPPFLRGPYPTMYVNRPWTVRQYAGFSTAEDSNAFYRRNLAAGQKGLSVAFDLATHRGYDSDHPRVAGDVGMAGVAIDSILDMEVLFGGIPLDQMSVSMTMNGAVLPIMALYILAAEEQGVSPEKLSGTIQNDILKEFMVRNTYIYPPKPSMRIISDIFAFTSSRMPKFNSISISGYHMQEAGATADLELAYTLADGVEYIRAGIEAGLKVDAFAPRLSFFWAIGMNFFMEVAKLRAARLLWAKLVKQFAPKSDKSLSLRTHSQTSGWSLSAQDVFNNVTRTCLEAMAATQGHTQSLHTNALDEALALPTDFSARIARNTQLFLQQESGTTKVIDPWGGSYYVERLTYDLAKRAWQHIQEVEQSGGMAKAIEAGIPKMRIEEAAARTQARLDAGTQTLVGVNKYRPETQDQVEVLKVDNSAVRAAQINKLGRLRAGRDEGKLQGCLKALTQAAESGEGNLLELALNAARARASVGEISLALEQAWGRHTAEIRAISGVYKSEVSQSSDAMGKVSALVDAFEAKEGRRPRILVAKMGQDGHDRGQKVIATAFADLGFDVDIGPLFQTPAEVARQAIENDVHVVGASSLAAGHLTLVPELRSELEKLGRGDILIVVGGVIPPQDFQALRDAGAAAIFPPGTVISEAAVELLHKLNAALGYEEVS; from the coding sequence CTGCCGCTCAACCCTGAAGGCTCTGCCGCGGGGAATCAAGGTTCAGCCTTTACGGCTTGGTCGGAGGCGGCGAAGCGTGCGCTTGGCGGAGCAGGGACTTCCACTCTCGATTGGCACACGCCCGAGGGCATCGACGTCAAGCCGCTCTACACCGCGGCCGATCTAGCGGGGCTCGACTTCCTGGACACCTGGCCCGGTGCGCCTCCGTTCCTGCGCGGGCCGTACCCGACGATGTACGTGAACCGCCCATGGACCGTGCGCCAGTACGCGGGCTTCTCCACGGCAGAGGACTCCAACGCCTTCTATCGACGCAACCTCGCAGCGGGCCAGAAGGGCCTCAGCGTGGCGTTCGACCTCGCGACCCATCGTGGGTACGACTCGGATCATCCCCGGGTTGCGGGCGACGTCGGTATGGCCGGCGTGGCGATCGACTCGATCCTCGACATGGAGGTGCTGTTTGGTGGCATCCCCCTCGATCAAATGAGCGTGTCGATGACGATGAACGGCGCCGTGCTGCCGATCATGGCGCTCTACATCCTCGCGGCTGAAGAGCAGGGAGTGAGCCCGGAGAAGCTCAGCGGGACCATTCAGAACGACATTCTGAAGGAGTTCATGGTCCGCAACACCTACATCTACCCGCCGAAGCCGTCGATGCGCATCATCAGCGACATCTTCGCGTTTACTTCCTCGCGGATGCCGAAGTTCAATAGCATCAGCATCTCCGGCTATCACATGCAGGAGGCCGGGGCGACGGCGGATCTCGAGCTGGCCTACACCCTCGCCGACGGTGTCGAATACATCCGTGCCGGCATCGAAGCAGGGCTGAAGGTGGACGCGTTCGCGCCGCGCTTGTCCTTCTTCTGGGCAATCGGCATGAACTTCTTCATGGAGGTGGCGAAGCTGCGCGCGGCGCGCCTCTTGTGGGCGAAGCTGGTGAAGCAGTTTGCGCCGAAGAGCGACAAGAGCCTTAGCCTGCGTACCCATAGCCAGACCTCTGGCTGGAGCTTGTCGGCGCAGGACGTGTTCAACAACGTCACGCGCACCTGCCTCGAAGCGATGGCCGCGACTCAGGGGCACACTCAGAGCTTGCACACCAACGCGCTCGACGAGGCGCTCGCGTTGCCGACGGACTTCAGCGCACGCATCGCGCGTAACACTCAGCTCTTCCTGCAGCAGGAATCGGGCACCACCAAGGTGATCGACCCCTGGGGCGGCAGCTACTACGTGGAGCGCCTCACCTACGATTTGGCTAAGCGTGCCTGGCAGCACATCCAGGAGGTCGAGCAGAGCGGAGGCATGGCCAAGGCCATCGAAGCGGGCATCCCGAAGATGCGCATCGAGGAAGCCGCCGCACGGACTCAAGCACGGCTGGATGCCGGCACGCAGACCCTGGTCGGCGTAAATAAGTACCGCCCGGAAACGCAGGACCAGGTCGAAGTGCTCAAGGTCGACAACAGCGCCGTGCGCGCTGCGCAGATCAACAAGCTCGGGCGGTTACGCGCCGGGCGCGACGAGGGCAAGCTCCAGGGCTGCTTGAAGGCGCTGACGCAGGCCGCAGAGAGCGGCGAGGGCAACCTGCTCGAGCTGGCGCTGAACGCCGCTCGAGCGCGCGCAAGCGTGGGTGAAATCAGCCTGGCGCTCGAGCAAGCCTGGGGTCGTCACACCGCGGAGATCCGCGCCATCAGTGGGGTATACAAGAGCGAAGTGAGCCAGAGCAGCGACGCCATGGGCAAGGTCAGTGCGTTGGTCGACGCCTTCGAAGCCAAAGAGGGTCGGCGGCCGCGTATCTTGGTCGCGAAGATGGGCCAGGACGGTCACGATCGTGGCCAGAAGGTGATCGCGACGGCCTTCGCCGATCTTGGCTTCGACGTCGACATCGGACCGCTTTTCCAGACGCCGGCTGAAGTCGCGAGGCAAGCGATCGAGAACGACGTTCACGTCGTCGGCGCGAGCTCTCTTGCTGCTGGGCACCTCACCCTCGTGCCGGAACTGCGCTCCGAGCTGGAGAAGCTCGGACGTGGCGATATCCTGATCGTCGTTGGCGGCGTGATCCCACCCCAGGACTTCCAGGCGCTGCGCGACGCTGGCGCTGCAGCGATATTTCCTCCCGGAACCGTGATTTCCGAAGCTGCCGTTGAGCTCTTGCACAAGCTGAACGCCGCCCTGGGCTACGAAGAAGTCAGCTGA
- a CDS encoding acyl-CoA mutase large subunit family protein, producing MSDTELSLASEFPALTESEWRALAEASLKGQALDRLQSRTYDGILLAPIYARANAPVDEASRGVPGAPPFVRGATPLGNTTGGWDIRQCLMEGDLAELNRVALDELERGATSLELCWDRAGRAGLDPDVHGADVGIEGVSISCLADLERALDGVQLELCTVALDAGPSFASAASLYLALIEQRGCNPAEVRGELGADPLAALLSEGWLATSPEEALEQAASLAKHCAEHYPKVIALTASTRPFVEAGASEAQELACALASGVTYVKALLGAGLPLPAALGQLRFELSVGPRQLEDIAKLRAMRRLWARVSEAFAEAAGSSDVTPGIQLGARMAYACVTQRDPWVNLLRATMAGFSAAVAGASSVTLLPYTAALGLPDEFARRVARNTQLVLLEEAHLAQVLDPAGGSFAMEHLTDELANAAWKLFQEIEAAGGLLSFAKSGSLAERLAGTRAARDANIGKRKDAITGVSEFPNLAEKPVKVRELDWAALNQAAIARLERKDLQVPTNLGVRGWLDAATQGATLGQLASALSTQLTKLPQLPRHRFASTFEELRDKSDAALKASGARPRVFLACIGPIAEHTARASFSKNFFEAGGIEALLSADKQTEAQLLDADACAGAFKQSQASIAVLCSSDALYEQHAESFAKALHGAGCKWVYLAGHPKAQKRDYTQGVDGAQVDDFIFVGADVLEKLNAAYALIGGKS from the coding sequence ATGAGTGACACCGAGCTTTCCCTGGCCAGCGAGTTCCCCGCGCTGACCGAGAGTGAGTGGCGGGCGTTGGCTGAGGCGAGCCTGAAAGGGCAAGCGCTCGACCGACTGCAGAGCCGGACCTACGACGGCATCCTGCTGGCGCCGATCTACGCGAGAGCCAACGCACCCGTAGACGAGGCGAGCCGCGGCGTCCCCGGTGCGCCCCCCTTCGTGCGAGGGGCGACCCCGCTCGGCAACACAACCGGTGGCTGGGACATCCGCCAGTGTCTGATGGAAGGCGACCTGGCGGAGCTGAATCGCGTCGCCTTGGACGAGCTCGAGCGCGGAGCGACGTCTTTGGAGCTATGTTGGGATCGCGCGGGACGCGCCGGGCTCGACCCCGATGTGCACGGCGCGGACGTCGGTATCGAAGGGGTGAGCATCTCTTGCCTCGCGGATCTGGAGCGCGCCCTGGATGGTGTGCAACTGGAGCTCTGCACCGTGGCACTCGACGCGGGGCCAAGCTTCGCCAGCGCCGCAAGTCTTTATCTGGCGCTGATCGAGCAGCGGGGATGTAACCCCGCGGAGGTCCGCGGCGAGCTGGGTGCGGATCCACTGGCTGCGTTGCTCAGCGAAGGCTGGCTTGCGACCTCGCCGGAGGAGGCCCTGGAGCAAGCAGCCAGCTTGGCAAAGCACTGCGCCGAGCACTACCCGAAGGTTATCGCGCTCACGGCGTCGACTCGCCCCTTCGTGGAGGCTGGCGCGAGCGAGGCTCAAGAGCTTGCCTGTGCGCTCGCCAGCGGCGTGACCTACGTGAAGGCGCTCCTCGGCGCCGGCCTGCCGCTCCCCGCCGCCTTGGGCCAGCTGCGGTTCGAGCTCTCCGTGGGGCCTCGTCAGCTGGAAGACATTGCCAAGCTGCGCGCCATGCGGCGCCTCTGGGCGCGGGTGAGTGAGGCGTTCGCCGAAGCGGCGGGGAGCAGCGATGTTACCCCGGGGATCCAACTCGGCGCGCGCATGGCTTACGCATGCGTCACCCAGCGCGATCCTTGGGTCAACTTGCTACGCGCCACCATGGCAGGCTTCAGCGCAGCCGTTGCTGGTGCATCCAGCGTCACCCTGCTGCCCTACACCGCCGCCCTGGGCCTCCCTGACGAGTTTGCGCGGCGCGTGGCCCGCAACACGCAGCTGGTCTTACTCGAGGAGGCACACCTGGCGCAGGTGCTCGACCCCGCGGGCGGTTCGTTCGCCATGGAGCATCTCACGGACGAGCTAGCAAATGCCGCATGGAAACTCTTTCAGGAGATCGAAGCGGCGGGTGGGCTGCTCTCCTTTGCCAAGAGCGGTAGCTTGGCAGAGCGCCTCGCTGGCACTCGCGCAGCGCGGGACGCCAACATTGGCAAGCGCAAAGACGCCATCACCGGCGTGAGCGAGTTCCCGAACCTCGCCGAGAAGCCCGTGAAGGTGCGAGAGCTCGACTGGGCAGCGCTCAACCAAGCCGCCATCGCCCGCCTAGAGCGCAAGGATCTTCAAGTCCCCACGAATTTGGGGGTGAGGGGCTGGCTCGATGCAGCGACGCAAGGGGCCACCCTGGGGCAACTGGCGAGCGCGCTGAGCACTCAACTGACGAAGCTCCCCCAGCTCCCCCGGCATCGCTTCGCTTCAACATTCGAAGAGCTACGTGACAAGAGCGACGCGGCCCTGAAGGCCAGCGGTGCCCGACCGCGCGTGTTCCTTGCGTGCATCGGCCCCATCGCAGAGCACACGGCGCGCGCGAGCTTCAGCAAGAACTTCTTCGAGGCGGGCGGTATCGAAGCGCTGCTCAGCGCGGACAAGCAAACCGAGGCTCAACTGCTAGACGCGGACGCCTGCGCAGGCGCCTTCAAGCAGAGCCAGGCGAGCATCGCGGTGCTGTGTTCGAGCGACGCGCTCTACGAACAGCACGCCGAGAGCTTCGCCAAGGCGCTCCACGGCGCCGGCTGTAAGTGGGTGTATCTAGCGGGCCACCCCAAGGCGCAGAAACGCGACTACACCCAAGGTGTGGACGGCGCTCAGGTCGACGACTTCATCTTCGTTGGCGCAGACGTACTGGAAAAGCTCAACGCGGCGTACGCGCTGATTGGAGGCAAGTCGTGA
- a CDS encoding acyl-CoA thioesterase, giving the protein MANIVFPEQANHEGCLFGGEALALMDKAAFVAASRYSRRRVVTARSDGCDFRAPVRVGHLVEATAEVIATGRTSVSVDVQLIAENLLSGERWLATRGRFVLVALDEAGKPTPLLPRGIKAEDGASGAERGDREPEVVCSAPHAAPGTRAQNRVRDDHE; this is encoded by the coding sequence CTGGCAAACATCGTGTTCCCGGAGCAGGCCAACCACGAGGGCTGCCTGTTTGGTGGTGAGGCGTTGGCGCTGATGGACAAGGCGGCTTTCGTCGCTGCTTCGCGCTACTCGAGGCGTCGGGTGGTCACGGCCCGCAGCGACGGCTGCGACTTTCGAGCGCCGGTGCGCGTTGGACATCTGGTGGAGGCGACCGCCGAAGTGATCGCTACTGGGCGCACCTCCGTGTCAGTCGACGTGCAGCTGATCGCCGAGAATTTGCTGTCTGGCGAGCGCTGGCTGGCTACTCGGGGGCGCTTCGTACTGGTCGCCTTGGATGAAGCGGGCAAACCGACCCCGCTACTACCGCGCGGAATTAAAGCGGAGGACGGCGCCTCAGGCGCTGAGCGTGGCGATCGAGAGCCAGAGGTGGTATGCAGCGCCCCGCACGCGGCACCTGGAACGCGCGCCCAGAATCGAGTGAGAGACGACCATGAGTGA